The following DNA comes from Ornithobacterium rhinotracheale DSM 15997.
TAGTTGAAAAATTTAAAAAATTTAAAAACACTAAGGATTATCAAATTCTACCGACAGATTATTATGAAATTTCAGAAGGAACGCTCACCGCAGGTACTAAATCTACCGAGTTGCAAGTAGATATTAAATCTTATGCAGATTTACCTCAAGGAAATTATGTATTACCTATTCAGATAGATGTTAATGGAAAATCACTGAATCACATCATTTTAATTTCTAAAGACGCAGAGTATGTTGCACTTTCAGATCAAAATCCAAAACCAATGCCATCTGGGGAATATAGTTGTCCAGATCGTAAAAAACCAATGAAAATGGTAGCGTATGTTGAAACTAATGATTTCGACATTCGTAACATGGGACAATTTTTATTAAGTGAAAGTAATCAACCCGTTTTTGATATGGTGGTACTTTTTGCTGCGAATATGAATTATGATGCAGCAACAGGTAAAAGACATATTTTCTTTAATGATAAATTAAAGCCTTTGGTAGATAATCCAGAAATTTACTTCAAACCTTTACAAGATCGTGGTATAAAAGTAATTATTGATATTTTACCAAACCACCAAGGTGTAGGCTATGAAAACTTCCAGAGCTATGATGAAGCTTTAGAATTTGCCAAAGAATTGAAAAGAGTCACCGATAAAATTGGGATAGATGGATGGGACATTGATGAAGAATACGCAGATTATTTTAAACAGCCTGGTCTCAGAAAAAAAGGTTCTACTTCATACATGTGGTATATCAAAGCTATGAAAGAAGTAATGCCAGATAAATTGCTTACACTCTACGATTATGGACATAGAATTGGATTCAAAGCACAAACAGATGATGGTAAAAATGTCACTGAATTGATTGATTACACTTGGTCTGATTATGGCGTTTCTGGGGCTTCTGGAATAGGTGTAGAACCTGCGAGATATGGAGCAAGATCAATCGAAGCCAATCACTCTTTAAACCCAAGATGGGTACAAAGAGCTGCACAATATAATTTAGAAAAATGCAATGGAATCCAAATGATTTTCAACATCAAAGGAGAAGCCATAAGAAGTGGTTCTGCTCAAAAAGCACTTAGTGCTGCTACACAATTATTCTATGGGCAGTCTTGCAAATTTGTAGGAAAATACCATAAAGGTCCCAAAGATTTTAAATAATTAAAAATTTAATAAAAATGAAAAAATATATATTTGCCCTATCTGTACTTTTGGTTGTAGCGAGTTGCAACAACGATAAAGACGACACACCAAACGGAAATAATACTGAAGAACAAGTGGGGAACAAAGAAATCAAAATTAAATCTGTTACCCTTACACAAGATGGCACCCTTGTCGAAAATCCTTTACAAAATGGAACCATCAACCTTGAAAGAAGAAAATCTTACCGATTAGAATTTACAACTGATAAAGATGTACAACTAATCCCAGGAAACTTTTTAAAAGTGAAACAATCAAGTGACTCTACTTTTTTCGCAGACTTCTATGGGACTAATCTTAATGATATAAATGAAGTTATCACTCTGAAAAAAAATGGATACAAGGATTTAATACTAACTATTAATCAGCCAGCTGTAATTGCGGATTATTTCACCAGTATAAAAAATCTAAGTGGATGGCAAATCAATCAAAACGAGCATGTCATTAAAGCATCTCCAAATGGAAAAGAGTTTGAGATTAATAACTTAACAACGAGAAACTACTTTGGAAACACCCCCTCTTCAGCTTTAATTCCATTAGAAATAGATTTTATTTCAGAAGTTTATCTTGAAAATATAAAACTTGATGTAAATGATGAATTCCCATTACTTAGAGTTGAACCAGAAGGAAATTACATTGATGAGTTAAGACAAAACAAAAGAAATAAATACATAATTACTATCGACTCAGCTCCTTTTCGTAAAAACCCGAGCTACACATTTCAAATCCCAATTTATAAGTTAACAGAAAACAGAGAAAAAGGAGAAAAAATAGGAGAAATTACAGTTAGAGGTAGTCAACAAATAAGCTTAGGCGTTTTGAGAACGAATCCATTTAGCGAAAATCGATATAAAACAGATTTTGATAAAATAAATTATAATGTATATGCTCCCGAATTAGCAGAAACACTTGATAATATCAAATTCTACATCCAAGGAGTTGAAACTCCTGCTATTTTCGAAAACACAAACGCTAGATACATAAAAAATATTGAACCCTATAAAGAAGACGAAAACGGCGAGCAAGTATGGAAATACAGATTACACTTGAATAAAGCTGAATTTGAAGATGATAGAGATAGACGAAACTTCAATATTGAATTTAAAGCTTTTGATGTCTATCCTGCTGTTGAGAAAGATGGTAAACTTGTAAAAAAAGAAGGTTCTCAACCTACCGAGGTATATTTCACATATAATTTTTATTAAAAAATTAAACATCTCACCCAAAAAGGTTGCCCTAAAAAGCAACCTTTTTTTGATGAAAAACTTTTTTAAATTAACTTTATAAAAAAATAAATATGAATAAATATTTTCTAATGGCAATCACTGCCCTACTCTTTTTCAGCTGCAGTCACCCCAAGCAAGAAGTGGCGTCGCCTGATGGAACGATTAAATTATTTTTTACATTGGATTCCGTGGGTGCGCCGCAATATCGTGTACAAGTGGCTGGAAAAGATTTCATTCAAACATCGGCTTTGGGATTTGAAACCAGAGATTCCTTGAATTTGTTTAATGGCTTTAAAGTTGAAAAAATCACTCAGAACTCAACGCAACAAACTTGGACTCAACCCTGGGGCGAAAACAAAGAAATCGAAGATTTTAATAATGAAATGGTAGTTGAACTTAAAAATCAACAAAATATAAATCTTACGCTTTATTTTAAAGTATTCAACGATGGGCTGGGCTTTAGATATGAATACAAAATCCCTGAAAAGGATAGCGTTTTTATTACCAACGAATTAACCGAGTTTAATTTTGCACAAGATGGAACTTCTTGGGCAATTCCAGCCAATTACGAAACCTACGAACTTGAGTACAAAAAACAAAATATCAGCGATTTAGAAAGTGCTAACACGCCCGTTACCTTTAAATTCAGTCCAGAATTGTATGCGAGTATTCATGAGGCGGCACTTACCAACTTTGCGGATATGACTTTAATTAAAAATTCAAAAAACAAACTAGGTTTTAAAGCTGATTTGGCACCCTACGCCGATGGCATTACCAAAGTGAAACTCGTTTCTCGTTTCAAGACGCCATGGCGAAGCATTCAAATTGGTAAAAAAGCGGTGGATTTAATCAATTCTGCTTTAATTTTAAATCTAAACGAACCGAATGCAATTGGAGATACCG
Coding sequences within:
- a CDS encoding BT_3987 domain-containing protein — protein: MKKIIISILAIFSILYACKEEDFVLPQPESKMIANGENKIFNKANPSEDYTKATGDESINLVVELNSEVSINTPITIANESQTEKIVEKFKKFKNTKDYQILPTDYYEISEGTLTAGTKSTELQVDIKSYADLPQGNYVLPIQIDVNGKSLNHIILISKDAEYVALSDQNPKPMPSGEYSCPDRKKPMKMVAYVETNDFDIRNMGQFLLSESNQPVFDMVVLFAANMNYDAATGKRHIFFNDKLKPLVDNPEIYFKPLQDRGIKVIIDILPNHQGVGYENFQSYDEALEFAKELKRVTDKIGIDGWDIDEEYADYFKQPGLRKKGSTSYMWYIKAMKEVMPDKLLTLYDYGHRIGFKAQTDDGKNVTELIDYTWSDYGVSGASGIGVEPARYGARSIEANHSLNPRWVQRAAQYNLEKCNGIQMIFNIKGEAIRSGSAQKALSAATQLFYGQSCKFVGKYHKGPKDFK
- a CDS encoding lipoprotein; its protein translation is MKKYIFALSVLLVVASCNNDKDDTPNGNNTEEQVGNKEIKIKSVTLTQDGTLVENPLQNGTINLERRKSYRLEFTTDKDVQLIPGNFLKVKQSSDSTFFADFYGTNLNDINEVITLKKNGYKDLILTINQPAVIADYFTSIKNLSGWQINQNEHVIKASPNGKEFEINNLTTRNYFGNTPSSALIPLEIDFISEVYLENIKLDVNDEFPLLRVEPEGNYIDELRQNKRNKYIITIDSAPFRKNPSYTFQIPIYKLTENREKGEKIGEITVRGSQQISLGVLRTNPFSENRYKTDFDKINYNVYAPELAETLDNIKFYIQGVETPAIFENTNARYIKNIEPYKEDENGEQVWKYRLHLNKAEFEDDRDRRNFNIEFKAFDVYPAVEKDGKLVKKEGSQPTEVYFTYNFY